In Prionailurus bengalensis isolate Pbe53 chromosome D4, Fcat_Pben_1.1_paternal_pri, whole genome shotgun sequence, the DNA window GAGCTAAGGCCCCTAGTCTAGGGCTGTGGGGCCTGTGGCCAAAGCGAGACCTTGCCCTGTCCCTGAACGCCTGTCTGTCTCCTGGATCACGGAAATAGGTCCTTTCTCACACCTCTGATGGCATTAGACTCTCCTGAACCAAACAGTTGACTCTAAACCTTTTTCAGTAATTATAGGAGAAGACTCCAAGGGGGCTCAGAACAGGCCAGGGCACCTGTATAAgcacaattttaaaactttggtCTCAGGGAAGGAACACCCTGGCTCAGGGAAGGGACATTCCTAAAGAGGCCAGAAAATCTATTTCCAGTGTTGGAGGAGACCTTCTACAATGGGGCTCTTCGGATGCCTTCTGCCAGATATTCTCAAGTATCCTGGGAAGACGTTCAAACGGGATACGGAGAAAGAGAAGCAACCACTCTTGGGAAAAGTTTTGTAAGTCTCGTGTCTCGTTGTTCTGCATGCATGTCGTTatgctctattaaaaaaaaaaaaaaagtactgttttAAAAACTCTTCCTGTAGAACCAAAGTGTGATGATTGGAACTTTGGCCCTTCTGGTTTTCAGAATCCCATAAACAGTGTCCTCAAGTCAACCCACTGTCACCATTTGGGGAGAGTCGACTTAAGTCTTtccaaaaagaaagtaaaattgcGCTTGGTGTGAAGTAAATAGAACCAAGGTTTCTATCACCGAGATGTCAACCGAGCATGAGTCTACATCAGCTGGTTCTAAAGACTTTGATCTGGAATTTGGATGTGGTTGTTTCCTTCCCCCAAAGATATCCCACCGTCCATAACTGTTCAAGGTGACCGAAAAGTCAGGAAACTTAGGataaacttgtttgttttttgtttttagtgttcaTGGAAGGgttgggggcacgtgggtgtgGCAAGAGTGTCTGGGGGGTCAGTGGGTATTTGTGGAGCCAGTTGGGGGTGTGTGCTCAGAGGTGGTGGGAGTGTTGGTGTGAGGGCTGTAAGGGGACGTTCGTGTGTGTGCCTGGGCACGTAGGGGAGGGCAGTGATGTGGGTGTGGGTCTGTGGGGGGTGTGCCAGGACAAACTTAAAATtggttgcattaaaaaaaaaaatgctccataCGTTTTCAGGCCAAGAACTCTAATGGATCTAATTGTTAAGCTGAAACATGACCATAAATACCTTCTAAAGTGTATTTAGACCCAAAAGTCTTGAAACCAAAAGGAATGTATTTGTGGCATTTTCCAGATTAACCATGGAGGTACTGCTTACACTTTAGAGGCACACTGCGTGAGAAGGATATCAGACctaaagactgaaagaaaagcaaactgagCAGAGTATCATAAAATGGGAACTGAAATGTGAACTGACTGACatactacttaaaaatatgtttattctgGGTTCCTGATTTTTGAGGATGCCCTCTCTGTTACACACAAACTATAAGATCCAGAATTTCTTGAGGGCTTTCTGTACATGGAATCCTATTAGCTGCTTTGTCtatgttatttaatctttgtTCAAGAACCTCTGGGTTCAGAAGTAATACCCTAGCCAGTGGATTAAGAAACTGAGGGTCACAGAAGGGGTAGTAAACTCGAATGCCAACAGAGATGAtgtaaatgattaaaataaaggtCACTGCCCTCCAAAGAATGATCAGTTCAAGCCAGTTGTTGCTGGGTAGGAATTCAGGCCTAGTTTTGCCAGATTGAtccatttttccagagaagccaGAACTCTGGATTTGTGCCGAATCTTCTGATTTTTAGATGTTAGTAACTGATTCCCTTTTTATTAACTCTGTGTTGGCCAAGCCAAACAGATCTGCAAAGCAAATTCGGCAGCAGGCCTCTAGTTTGAAAAATTTTGAATTCCAGTAACCTACtgaagtttcatttctttctctctctctctctctctctctctttctttcttttttggtaactTGCTGAAGTTTCTCACACCTGGGAAATAATCGGACAAGTGAGAACCCAACTCCAAATCGAGTTCCTCTCTTAGGACCCTACGGAGGTAGCAGCCCTGGGTCAAATGCAATTTCCTTTAAATGATTCAACTTCTCAAGCCCCTGGTTCTATGGAAGTCGTGGCCCTGGGAGGGGAGCAAGCAGCAAGCAGGAAGGACTCTTACTGGGCCACGCTGAGCAAGGGGGTGTGGCCGGAATTTTAGCTGTTAAAACCTTCACAGAATGCAGACTTTCCAAGGGCTACCTCCTGTCCACCTCCTGGACTGAATACCAGCCAAAGCAAACCAGGAAGGTCCTTCCCTcatttctcccccctccccgagaCAATCTAACTCGAAGCCGTATCAGAAACTTCCAAATGCGCAAGACCTACACATCTCTTAGTTAGAGTATCCTTTCCACATGCCTTCTTTCGTGGGAGTATGCTTCCCACCATATTTACAGAGGCCGAGGTTTTTGTTCGACCGTGTCCTGGTATTACAGAGCCCCCAAAACATAAATAAGACACCTGCTATCACCATATCACTAGTTCCAAAGGACTGACTGTAGCATTTAAAACGGGATTAACATTTCACTTGGTTTTCCACTCCTGACTGTGTAAAAGGTTCTCCTGGAACAGCTGAGCCGACGTGCCTTATGGAGAATTAAAGAGCaccacgcatgcacgcacacataagCAGCCATTTCTATAAATGCCTGACAAGATCACTCAGCTGAATGGTTCAGAACTCCGGGATTCTTTTTTCTAAGTCGCAAAGACTCAGGTAGCTCACACAGAAACACTGCAGGTTCCCCAGCTAACCCGCCTGGGCAGCTCCCTGAAGGAGAAAGTGCCTTTGCTCAAGGTGGCAGGCAGTGAGTGTCCCTGCGAACAACTGAACTCCGGGAACATGGCTGACGAGGCCAGGCCCGCCCAACAGCTGTTGGTGAGTAACACCCTCGGGTTAATATACCCCTACTTGACCCCGGGGAAGTCACGCTAAAGGTCGCATCCCCCAGCTCAGGCACACATCTGCCTCTCAACAACCTTACAGATACAAACTTGAAACTGCTGTTTTGTGGCAACTTGGGGATGACAACCCCAAACAGAGCCTGATTTTGCATTAACCATGGAGGAAATTCAGCTTTACTCCTTTGCCAGCAGCCACCTCCACAAGAAACACATCCAGaggaaataaaatctgaaatgcaGTTACGTGGCCTTTCTTTTAAGAAGCAAAACCAAAGCAGACCAACCAAGGATCATTTTAAAACCACAGGCCCAGGGCCTCATCTTAAAAGTACCAACAATTACACCCCAAAATGACAATACTTTTCTAAATAACTCCAACAGCCTCTTAAATATGGTGTCCTAggatagaaggaaaagaagttCCACGGAACGAATGAAGCCCTGTGCTTCCTTATCAGAACAGCAGTTGTAAAAAGAACCTTACTAAAGATGGTGAGATAGCAAGGCCCAACCCTTCCCAACTTTTTCCGAGTGTGTTAAACAGAACCAGCAGAATCGGCTGACCGAGGTTCCCCCCTTAAGCCTCCAAGCCCCGTTCCGTACTGCATATGGCTTTCTGGCCACATTCCTTGGGTCAGCCCTTGCCTTCTGCTGTCCCTGGGAGACACCCTTGCACGAGGCCTCCAGGCGTGTTCTTTACAGAGCCTTGACCTCAGACAAGGGCCACACCTCCTCCCTAACTATTCAGGGGAAGGGTGCCACCAATCATGTGGAAACGAAAAATCAGCTCGGAAACCTCATTACAAAGGCCAACTAATCATGAAGTTAACCCACCGACCCATCACTTGATCAAACTCCGGTGCTGCCTGAAGCGGTGTTATTTTAAACCTCCCCGGGGACTCTTGGCCAAATTTAAAACCACCTTGGCAAGCCCTGAAAAGTAGCAAGCATACGGCTAAATGAGTCCTTAGTCATCCCTAAAAGGCTCCATGTAAAGTGTGCCCTTCTCCCCAGGTTTTGGCCATTCCGCTGCAATCCCTCCACAGAACCAAATAAGAGATACGCCACTTGACCTCCCCAATGCCAGCGTCTGCCCGGGTGGGGGTGGCCCCACCGTCGCGGGGTGCGGGAgtcctgggggggcggggcgggaaggGCGGCACCACACTCCCCGCGAAGCCACGCACAGGGGCTGGCCCTCGACACTCACTCTGCCCGCCAGGTTAATGCTCTCCATGGCTTCCAGAGGCTGGAGACAATTAAGGAGAGAGCGAGCTTTCCGTCTCTCTACACGGTTCAATTATTTAAAGAGTTAAACAGCATCTCATCCAAAATGTTGGCACCCTTGAGGCCGAGCGTGGTGTCCTTAACGCCCAGAAAGGCCGCCCGGCCAAAGGTTAACTAACCCCAGAgctgggtgggagagagagggagacgccgCTAACCTGTATGCACTCTGTAATGGGCTTTGAGATGGGAGGATTTTCCATAGACTTTCCCACAGCCACTGTAGGGGCACTTGTGCCTCTTTTCGGAGGCGTGTTTCCCCTTCGCAGCCACtccagggtggaggagggagagcggGCTGGGCGCGCTGCCaggatcctgtctctcctccGGGCTGTGAGAAGGACTCGACCCAGATTCGGTGGTCACGTCGCTGTCGGATCCCATATCCTCATCCGGACTCTCCAGACTGTCGCTGCACACCGAGGGGGTCTGGATGGGTCGGTACTTGTTCAGGTCCAACAAGCTCTTGGCGATGGTGACCAGCGTGCAGTAATCCTTCCAGGTGTCCCCCGGGTCACCGTGCTCCTTGGTCACCTCGCGCTCAGGTAGTCGCAGTCGCTCGGCGTCCGGAGCGCCCCCATGCTCCGGCACCGCAGCGCGGTTCGAAATGGAAACCAGACACTGGGCAGCCACGAAGTCCATGTAGGCGGCCGCGGACATGGTGCGGGCGACAGCAGCCCCGGCGGCGCGGCCGAACTTGGCGGTGGCTGCGGAGGTTCGGCTCGCCCTGCCCTGGCCTCGGACGACgagcgcggcgcggcgcggcggccaagggggcgggggcgcggggcgctTCCGACTCGCAGGAGCGCGAGGCGACCTCAGCCCCTCATCTTTACGTAACCGGCAGCGCCTCCGCACGCAGCATCCACGGCCCCGGGCTCCGCCGCGCTGCCGCCGCTCGctcgccgccgcccgcgccccgcgcccggcGCGATCCCCCCGACGGGCGCGCCGGCCGCTCCGAGCCGGCTCCCTTGGAAAGGTGCCACACGTGGCGGCCGCAAGTTTATGCGCTTGAAAACGCCCCCGAGGCGCTGGGAGAGGAAACTGCAAGAGAGGTACACGCCCTCGGCCGCCTCTCCGTCGAGCCGAAGCCGCGGGACATTCAGCCGACCACCCGGGCGCGCGCGGCGAGGGCCGGACCGAGCGTGGGGTCTAAGAGACACTTTTCCCCCAGTCCGCGGACGCCTTCTGAGCCCCTGCTCTGGCCGGTCCGCACCGTTCCGGCATTCTCATGCTCAGTAACAATTTCGCAGAATCCCATCACGTCACAATCCAAACCCCCTCCAATTGGCCAGCGGGGAGGGTGATTCAACTCTGTTTACTTTCTCCCCCTGCCAGTCAGAACGGCCTTTCGGTGGAGAGGTGCGTCTAGAACTGAGGCTTGCGGCCAATCCGACTGTTCCGTTCCGCTGCCTCGTGCTACCCCTCCAGCCTCGAACGCTGACATTTAAAAGGGTAACAGCCGGGAGGCTGGAAGGGGGCCGCCGCTCCTCCTCGGGAGCGCCTCTCGGTCCCGGTGGCCTCTCCGGGCCTCCCGGCTCGAGGTCCAGCTGGCGGGGCCGGGGCCGTGGCGCACACCTTCCCTAGTCACTGGCGCTCGTCCTCGTgacaaaagaaaacttcaggctCGGTTTTCCAGCTCGCAAACAGTTAAGTGACTTCCTGCAAACGCTAGAGTCCCAGCAACCAGCCTTCCAATCAAAAGTAAGTTGGTTGATGTCACTGACATGGGCCCAGCCAATCAGAAGGGCGTTCCGAAAGCTAGCGCTCCACACTTGTGAACGCGGGAGCAGTAGTGGAAGTGGACAACATCCCTGTTATTTTGTGCTGCTGGTTGTAAAAGTGTGATATGTATGGGAAGGCAGGGGTGACGAATAAATGCAATGtgaatcaatatatttttttaaatctaagtatGTCAGGACAAGTTGCccaagaagaaacacaaatgagaaaggatcatttcttttctttctttctttctttctttctttctttttttttttttcagttttgggaTGCAGCATACTTTTGGGCAGATTTTTTAATAATCCTTCTATCCAGTGCATTAATGATgactaattcatttttaaaatgctgagcTGACAAATGTTCCGTTTAAACCAGTCTTTTTCCGTCTCACTTCTTACACTGAAACGCCCCCAACTTTGCTTTTGTGATACCTACCATTCCTCTCCTTCCCTAGCGCAATTTATTCTAGGTGAgctattttggtttgttttgaagCTACTGTAACCCACCTTCAATTAAATggagaccaaaacaaaacaaaaaaatccttcatttgtataatttttaaaaacatcattcttagctcattttctttcctcagaCCCCTGAACGGTTTTcggggcttctctctcttccctcactttACAAATGTGGAGACGGAAACACAGAGAAGTGACCTGTCTACCTTATCAGGTAGATGGTGACAGAGCTCAACTGAAACAATAAATCTAATGATTCCAAGCCCTTTGGGCTTTCCAACATCTGAGCTCTTCGATTTTGTGAAATATTAACTGTGCTAAACAGATTCTTAAGAACTGGAACAAGCCAGAGATCCTTAGCCATTGAAAACTGTGGCATTACTTCATCAATGATTAGCATGGGTCTTGGAGTCTCATTAACTCAGTTTGCCTCTCCCTCTGAATGGTTGACAGTTGTTTTCCATCTTGATAGCTGAGAAAAGAATCTAGGACTCATGGCTCTTCAGGAGGCTGGCCATCAGCACAACTGGTTAAAAACACATTGATTGTCCTCACTGGGTGTGAAAGGTGCCTGCCTCTCTGCGATGCAGATCCACTGAAGTCCAACCATGGCCCCACTGTCTGGTAGCCTTGGTGAAGGGTTGGGAAAAACTAACACCAGTTTTGTGGTCTCTAAAGGCAGAGTCCCAAATTAACCCTCCCAGCTTGAAGGCCAGTGTAGTTTACTTTGACTTTGCTTTTGAAGCGGTACAGGAAGATATTGGTTGACTATATGGAAAAGGAAGTATGGAAAGGGGGTGGCGGTCAACCAAgactatcatcatcaccatcttgGTAAAGTAAGTAGGTGCATCATGGTGTGTAAAAGTGAAGCCGTCTTCGAGTTCTTGAATTCCAATTCccttaattttagaaaagaattcaCTGAAGCACAGGGGAGTTTGCCTACTTCATAATTTTTCTGGGACAAACTCTGTCCCCAAGGATACATGATCGTTTAATAATTGCACCTTTGCTTGCTTCTTTAAGGTCCGGCACAAATACCAGTGGGATCTCTCCACGGTCTCCATGATGACTGCCTGTACAGTGTCTTGGATTTGCATGAACTGACATTGCACTGGGAACCTTTAGATAGCCCTAGAGTTAACACTGGGATTATTCTAGATACGAAGGAAAACCTGCATCTTTCCTTGGACATTGTAATCAAGGAACTTGAATGAATCAACCatcatagtttttttaaaaatacaaactttccCCTCCCTTACTTCTGGTCTTCTTCTCTTTAATTAAttatctttaatttaattttgtttggacTGGACATAACCCCTGAATTCTTCCAACTCAGTCATTTCAGAGTTATAAAAGaaagtaatgaaagaaaattgagaTTTCGCACACATGACTTTCTCTCAGATATTTATAAGTGTATCTGCTGCTTTGCTTTAGAATAGCTTTTTTAACCCAGAAATTCTAGAATTATAGAATGCTTTCCCCTTTATCTCTTTTCCCACTCATTCCTTCTCCAGATCCCTATGTTTCTTTCAGGGAGCTAGGTATggagaaatacagaaatgaaaagacagtcTAACCTCACTGAGGCttatatgttaaaaacaaacacatatatatcacaaaataatatatattacaggTAATAATTCCAACatcaggatgtgtgtgtgtgtaatttaacAACAAGGTCTCCTTGCCGTATTGGGATGTGTATTATAATAGTTTTATGATTAAAATCAGCTTACACGGTTTTGCCAGCATGTGGTTGTCCCAATTAAATTCTGGGAAAGTAAATTATCCCAAATTAATATGAATCATTCCTAATTACAATGAATAATTTaccagtaaaatatatattatgccaCATAAATATGAGAGGTCCGTTTTCCCCCAATTTAGTCTTTGTAAATACACATTTCAAATCCACACAAATCAATGGGGAGGAGCACGGGAATTCAAAGACTGTAACTGTGCTTCTAGTTTATAAGTATGTGTTTTCCTCTCTATATTCTGTCTAAGGCTTGGATTTATTATTCAAGTTCTTGAGAACAGTGGTTTATGGGCCTGTAGCtcaaagtctttattttctttgcatcctGAAATAATTATCATTATCACCTCTAGAAGAGATAGTGCCTACAGAGAACTGATTATTTGAGCACGTGTTAGGGCCAGCTTGGGGCAGAGAACCCACCTCCCAGGGCCTGAGatgagctgtgtgaccccaggcaacCTCTTAGagctctttcctcatctgtgaattcACGGGATTAGATGCATACATCTCCATAGTCCTTTACAAACTCCAAATTCTGTagggactcccccccccccaaataatgaGAAAAGCTGGGCAAGACTTGGGTTCTTTAAACAGCGTTTCTGCTGTGCATCTACAAACAGGTCTTTATGGCAATCAATATTTAATGGGATAGCAGGCACAAATATAAATTTGTCCGAATCCCTTATATTCTTTATTCCTTAATTGCATAGTCTCGCCTTTTCTTTCTGCAAGCTGGTTTGTGCAAATTTTCCACCCTAGCCCCAACTGAGGTATTTCCAGGGGGAACACAGCCCATTCCGTCACCTCCCCAGGAGATTTTTAATCCAAACTGAGCCCTGGGCAGAGTTTCCCCCGCTCACCGGGTGGAGCTAATCACCTGGGGCTTAATCTAAAATTCATTCTGCCTAGTCTCATCTCTGTCCAAGGCCCAGGGAGGTTTAGGTTAAAGAACTGTACTCGGTATGTAGTGGGTTCCGCCAACTCTGGCTTTTCTCACTCTTTCCTGCTGGGAGGCGTGGACGGTGCTGGGCAGAGCTGCCTGCCTCCAGGCggggaggaaggagaacagaTGGCCCGCTGGGGGTAGGGGGATCACGTGTCGGACCTCACTCTGGGCGGGATCCAGACATCTTTCAGGACCCAGGCCCTTAGGCTTTTCAGCGACTCCACCTAGGCACACGGCACATATCTGGGGCAAAGCCGTGTTCATTTTAGTGAAAGCTGGGGAATCGGGAAGGTGGCTgaaggtttggggagggggaggcggggctgAAGGGATCTGGCTTCGAGCAAAGGCAGTGTTCTGAAATTGAAATACAATTAGGTGAAGACCAGTCTGCCCAGACGCCTGAGGCCCTAACGTGGGTTAACttccaggggctggagagggaggcgggggtggggggtggagggggctcaGGCCCGCGCGAAAACTTGCACGACGTCCTACTTTGCTCTCGCTCCACTTAGCAGCCTTCCGCAAAACTCCAGGCCTCTCCTTTGCCGAGCAGAAAGGCCACACGTTCATACATATGCAGGAGGATAAGTTTAGCTTGCAGCCCCCCGCGCGCCGAGAGGCCCTGCGCGGCGCACCGTGCATCACCCGCGCTCGGGGGCGGGCTCTCGGCTCCGGCCGCAGACTGGCGGGCGGCTCAGCCACTTGCGGGCTGCGCGCCCCGGCCTGGCATCgcccttttaaaaagtcttccgCAGGCGGCCGCCGCAGCGGCAGCCGGAGGAGCCGAGTTCATCTGAGGACAGCCCCAGTTCTCAGAAATCCCTTCCCTGCTGGAACATCAAGCTCCCTTTACTGCAGTTGAACAAACTGCCCTAGATTGGGGGATGAGGAACCCGCCCCAAACTCGTGCAAGGAGCTCCGGGCGCCCGCGCCCACGTGAGCTAACCTTGAAATTAGCCCCCGCACCCAGGCGGGTGGTGGCGAaggctggagggggcgggggccggcTGTCGGCCCCTCGAGGCCCAAGCCCTTGGGTTTGCGCCCTCCGCTGGCGCGCACCGCCCCCACCACCCTGTTTCATAACTTATGGggttgcattttttctttttaactattcGGGGTTGGGTaggtgcgtatgtgtgtgtgttggcgggggtggggcgggtagAGGcaccttccccatcccccacgcCCGCGAAGAAGAGGAAAACCTGCCCTGCGGGCTCCCCTGGGAGCACTGCAGAGTAGGGTGTCGGGATGACATAAGCTTCTAAACATAGCCCGCACCGCACCCCAACTCTGCGCGCCGCgagcagggctggggcgggagcgaggggagagcagggaggcGGGTGCTGCTGTCcgcgggcggggcgggccggCCCGCCCGGCTGTGCGGGAGGAGATGACTTTGCAGGAATCGTGTTCGCAGAGTTTGCAGGCAGTCTCTCCCGCGACGGTCGGGCCACGGGGTTAGGAAGCATTCCTGCCATTCCGCGCTCTCTCCTGCCTCacaaaagccacacacacacatacacacacacacacacacacacacacgtgcgcacgcacgcacgcacacaaccctgggatctaAGGTGTCTTTTTTATGTAAATCAACCCAAACCCCCAGACTTAGCGCCCCGCGTGGATTTGCCAGGGGGCATCCGCGCACTCCAGCCTCCCAGGCTCGCGCCTGCCTCGGGGCTAAGCCCGCGAGGGGGTCGGAGCGGCCCTCCCGGTGAGTCAGATGGGCTGTGTTTCCTGTGGTTGTTGTGGAACAGTTTGTCCtttttaccaccccccccccgcccggtcTCCACCCCCTTGGTAAATATAGCGCTCACGTTTCATCATCTCTTTGTCCAACGAGCGCCAGACACCCCGGCCCGCGGCCCCCgccgcctccctcctcctcccggcTCGCAGTTACCTCGTGTAACCCCGCGCGGGCAGGAGGCGGGCAGCAGCTCGCCCCGCGCCGGCTCTGCACCCCCTAGCTTCCCGCGGCCGTacactcctgtcccctcccctgctgccaaTTCCAGCTCAAGTTGTGCCCCCAAG includes these proteins:
- the KLF9 gene encoding Krueppel-like factor 9 — encoded protein: MSAAAYMDFVAAQCLVSISNRAAVPEHGGAPDAERLRLPEREVTKEHGDPGDTWKDYCTLVTIAKSLLDLNKYRPIQTPSVCSDSLESPDEDMGSDSDVTTESGSSPSHSPEERQDPGSAPSPLSLLHPGVAAKGKHASEKRHKCPYSGCGKVYGKSSHLKAHYRVHTGERPFPCTWPDCLKKFSRSDELTRHYRTHTGEKQFRCPLCEKRFMRSDHLTKHARRHTEFHPSMIKRSKKALANPL